In a genomic window of Nodosilinea sp. E11:
- a CDS encoding rhodanese-like domain-containing protein produces the protein MNAFATAFPPTLKPQATAQELKSRLDWGEPALTIIDVRDRADFNETRIQGSVSMPLLTLTAAIGGSLEKERDIYIYGNSEAVTAEAANQLRTAGYQRVAELKGGLPAWKAAKYPFEGV, from the coding sequence ATGAACGCTTTTGCCACTGCATTTCCTCCTACCCTCAAGCCTCAGGCAACAGCTCAGGAGCTCAAGTCTCGTCTTGACTGGGGTGAGCCTGCATTGACCATCATTGATGTGCGAGATCGGGCAGATTTCAATGAAACTCGGATTCAGGGTTCAGTCTCTATGCCTTTGCTGACTCTGACCGCTGCGATTGGTGGCAGTCTTGAGAAAGAGCGCGATATTTATATTTATGGCAATTCTGAGGCTGTGACCGCTGAGGCGGCCAACCAATTGAGGACGGCTGGATACCAGCGTGTTGCTGAGCTAAAGGGTGGCTTGCCAGCCTGGAAAGCAGCTAAATACCCTTTTGAAGGTGTGTAA